The Arachis hypogaea cultivar Tifrunner chromosome 14, arahy.Tifrunner.gnm2.J5K5, whole genome shotgun sequence genome has a segment encoding these proteins:
- the LOC112744272 gene encoding biotin carboxyl carrier protein of acetyl-CoA carboxylase, chloroplastic yields the protein MASSFASTASSASSSLPTPSKPKPKINHFRFSHSNLSFRLSPKPNLPFLTKGSPPCQIVCPRVKAQLNEVSLDGSSNAVAPTTANSEAEATAKPSSGTSSGVLASQESISQFITQVASLVKLVDSRDIVELQLKQHDCEVMIRKREAMPQPQPPAQPAMYYPPPSLAAPPVAPASSPAPAPTPATRAASASPPAAKSTKSSLPPLKCPMAGTFYRSPGPGEPPFVKVGDKVKKGQVLCIIEAMKLMNEIEADQSGTIVEILAEDGKPVSVDMPLFVIEP from the exons ATGGCATCTTCTTTCGCTTCAACTGCTTCTTCCGCATCTTCTTCGCTTCCCACTCCCTCAAAACCCAAACCCAAAATCAATCATTTCCGCTTCTCTCACTCCAACCTCTCTTTCCGTCTCTCTCCTAAACCCAATCTTCCTTTCCTCACCAAG GGATCCCCACCATGTCAAATTGTATGCCCAAGGGTGAAGGCACAATTGAATGAG GTTTCTCTTGATGGTTCCTCAAATGCTGTCGCTCCTACAACAGCCAATTCAGAGGCCGAAGCAACAGCCAAACCTTCAAGTGGAACATCGTCTGGAGTCTTGGCTTCTCAAGAATCTATCTCTCAGTTTATTACTCAAGTTGCAAGCCTTGTCAA ACTTGTTGATTCAAGAGACATTGTAGAGTTGCAGTTGAAGCAGCATGACTGTGAAGTAATGATCAGGAAGAGGGAGGCTATGCCTCAACCACAGCCTCCTGCTCAGCCTGCCATGTACTATCCACCCCCGTCACTAGCAGCGCCACCTGTTGCTCCTGCATCTTCTCCAGCACCTGCCCCAACTCCTGCTACCCGTGCAGCATCAGCTTCTCCACCTGCTGCAAAGTCAACTAAATCATCACTTCCGCCTCTTAAATGTCCTATGGCAGGGACATTTTACCGCAGTCCTGGTCCTGGTGAACCTCCATTTGTGAAG GTTGGAGACAAAGTAAAGAAGGGCCAAGTATTGTGCATCATCGAGGCGATGAAATTGATGAATGAAATAGAA GCTGATCAATCAGGAACTATAGTCGAAATCCTTGCAGAAGATGGCAAGCCTGTTAGTGTTGACATG CCCCTTTTTGTGATTGAACCTTAG
- the LOC112744270 gene encoding glutamine--fructose-6-phosphate aminotransferase [isomerizing] 1, translating to MCGIFAYLNYNVNRERRYILQVLFNGLRRLEYRGYDSAGIAIDSDPKPAPQASSASDSDPPPIVFRQEGNIESLVKSVYQDVAKLELNLEASFSTHAGLAHTRWATHGEPAPRNSHPQSSGPGNEFLVVHNGVITNYEVLKETLIRHGFIFESDTDTEVIPKLAKYVYDKANEAADGQVVTFSQVVLEVMRHLEGAYALIFKSSHYPNELIACKRGSPLLLGVKEMTENKENGSAFDDNKTLSKDGGPKELFLSSDANAVIEHTKKVLVIEDGEVVHLKEGGVYILKFENDKGERVASPTKIASVRRALSVLEMEVQQINKGHYEHYMQKEIHEQPESLTTTMRGRLILRGSSKSKSVLLGGLKDHLKTIRRSRRILFIGCGTSYNAALAARPILEELTGIPVTMEIASDLLDRQGPIYREDTAVFVSQSGETHDTLVALQYALDNGALCVGITNTVGSAIARNTHCGVHINAGAEIGVASTKAYTSQIVVMAMLALAIGGDTLSNQARREAIIDGLFDLPNKVREVLKLDQEMKDLAKLLSAEQSLLVFGRGYNYATALEGALKVKEVALTHSEGILAGEMKHGPLALVDETLPIVVIATRDACFSKQQSVIQQLIARRGRLVVMCSKGDASSVSPSETVRVIEVPQVVDCLQPVINVVPLQLLAYHLTVLRGFNVDQPRNLAKSVTTQ from the exons atgtgTGGGATATTCGCGTATCTCAATTACAACGTGAATAGGGAGAGGAGGTACATATTGCAGGTCCTATTCAATGGTCTTCGCCGTTTGGAGTATCGCGGTTACGATTCCGCCGGAATCGCCATTGACTCTGATCCAAAACCCGCGCCGCAAGCCTCCTCCGCTTCCGATTCCGATCCTCCTCCTATCGTCTTTCGCCAGGAAGGCAACATCGAGTCCCTCGTCAAATCTGTCTACCAAG ATGTGGCTAAATTGGAACTAAACTTGGAGGCATCATTTTCCACTCATGCTGGATTAGCACACACCCGGTGGGCCACTCATGGAGAGCCTGCTCCCAGAAACAGTCATCCACAGAGCTCAGGTCCCGGAAATGAATTCCTAGTTGTTCATAATGGGGTTATCACTAACTACGAG gtTTTGAAAGAAACACTCATCCGACATGGATTCATCTTTGAATCTGACACTGACACAGAAGTCATTCCAAAGCTAGCAAAGTATGTTTATGACAAAGCAAATGAAGCAGCAG ATGGCCAGGTTGTTACCTTTAGTCAAGTTGTTCTGGAAGTTATGAGGCATCTTGAAGGAGCCTATGCCCTTATTTTCAAAAGTTCGCATTACCCTAATGAATTGATTGCGTGCAAGCGTGGTAGCCCACTGCTTCTAGGTGTTAAA GAAATGACAGAAAATAAGGAGAATGGTTCTGCATTTGATGACAACAAAACCCTATCAAAAGATGGAGGCCCCAAGGAATTATTTTTATCTAGTGACGCCAACGCTGTGATTGAGCATACAAAAAAAGTGCTTGTTATTGAAGATGGTGAAGTAGTTCATCTCAAG GAAGGTGGGGTTTATATTTTGAAGTTTGAAAATGACAAGGGAGAACGTGTTGCTTCTCCTACAAAAATTGCTTCAGTGCGCCGTGCATTATCTGTCCTTGAGATGGAGGTTCAGCAGATAAACAAAGGACATTATGAACATTATATGCAGAAGGAAATTCATGAGCAACCAGAATCTCTAACAACCACTATGAGAGGGAGGCTTATACTTAGAGGATCTAGTAAATCCAAGTCTGTTTTGCTGGGTGGACTGAAGGATCACCTCAAAACAATTAGGCGTAGTAGAAGGATACTTTTCATTGGTTGTGGTACAAGTTACAATGCTGCTTTGGCAGCAAGGCCTATCTTAGAAGAACTTACTG GTATTCCTGTCACTATGGAGATTGCTAGTGATCTACTGGATCGGCAGGGCCCAATATACAGAGAAGATACAGCTGTTTTTGTTAGTCAGTCCGGTGAAACTCATGACACGCTAGTTGCACTGCAATATGCTTTAGACAATGGTGCATTATGTGTTGGAATAACAAACACTGTGGGTAGTGCAATTGCAAGGAATACTCATTGCGGTGTTCATATAAATGCTGGTGCTGAGATAGGTGTAGCAAGTACCAAG GCATACACAAGTCAAATAGTGGTGATGGCCATGTTGGCTCTTGCAATAGGAGGTGATACACTCTCCAATCAAGCTAGAAGAGAAGCCATAATAGATGGTCTATTTGACTTGCCAA ATAAAGTCAGAGAGGTGCTGAAGCTTGATCAGGAAATGAAGGATCTCGCAAAGCTATTGAGTGCCGAGCAGTCGCTTCTCGTCTTTGGGAGAGGATACAACTACGCTACTGCTCTGGAGGGAGCTTTGAAAGTAAAGGAAGTGGCACTTACGCACAGTGAGGGAATACTTGCTGGTGAAATGAAGCATGGTCCTTTAGCATTAGTGGATGAAACTCTCCCAATTGTCGTTATAGCCACGCGCGATGCTTGCTTCAG CAAGCAGCAGTCTGTTATTCAGCAACTTATTGCCCGCAGAGGCCGCCTTGTAGTTATGTGTTCAAAAGGGGATGCTTCTTCTGTAAGCCCTAGTGAAACTGTTAGGGTAATTGAAGTTCCACAAGTTGTGGACTGTCTTCAACCTGTTATTAATGTAGTTCCCTTACAG TTACTGGCGTATCATCTCACTGTACTGAGGGGATTCAACGTTGACCAGCCACGTAATCTTGCCAAGAGTGTCACTACACAGTAG
- the LOC112744271 gene encoding uncharacterized protein, whose product MAASSSFSSPMIQIQSLILLFLLLLPSSSSSSSSSSNSTTIYEVLKSKGLPVGLLPKGITKYSMNDSSGEFEVMMEEPCNAKFENEVHYDSSIKGTLGYGQIGKLSGISAQELFLWFPVKGIRVDVPNSGVIHFDVGVADKQFAVSIFEAPPECTPQPDAGESDQSLWSVW is encoded by the exons ATGgctgcttcttcttccttttcatcaCCAATGATTCAGATTCAGTCATTGattctcctcttcctccttcttcttccttcatcatcatcttcttcttcttcttcttcgaattCTACGACCATATACGAGGTTCTCAAATCGAAGGGTCTTCCCGTGGGTCTTCTCCCAAAAGGGATCACGAAATATTCAATGAACGATTCAAGCGGTGAATTCGAGGTGATGATGGAAGAACCTTGCAACGCAAAGTTCGAGAACGAGGTTCACTACGATTCAAGCATAAAGGGTACCTTAGGGTACGGTCAGATCGGGAAATTATCCGGTATTTCGGCGCAGGAACTCTTCCTATGGTTCCCCGTTAAGGGGATTCGTGTTGATGTTCCAAATTCTGGGGTTATACATTTTGATGTTGGTGTTGCTGATAAGCAATTCGCAGTTTCGATTTTTGAGGCTCCTCCTGAATGCACACCTCAG CCTGATGCTGGTGAGAGTGATCAATCGCTGTGGTCAGTTTGGTAG